The following is a genomic window from Amycolatopsis cihanbeyliensis.
GACCCGGCTCGAGGCGCAGGACAACGCCATCGCCGAGGTCACCCGCGCGGTCGAGGCGATCGTCGACAAGCTGGCGAAGCCGTTCGCGCAGCTGGACGGCAGGCTGGACGGGGTCGGCGCACGCTTCGAGGGCGTCGCGGGCCGGATGGACGGCCTCGAGGACAAGCTGCAGAACATCCACCGCAGGCTGGACGAGCTCGGCACGCACCTGGACAAGCAGGACGACAAGCTGGACGGGCTGCCCGCGGCGGTGCACGGCCCGGTGCGCGAGCGGATCGACGCGCTGGAGACCGACCTGCAGGCCCGGATCACCGAGCTGGACGAGGCCACCAAGGAGCGCACCGAGGCGGTGCGCAACGCGGTCACCGAGACCGGCGAGATGGTCGATCCCGCCGAGCGGCTGGACAACCTGGGCGGCCGGATCGAGCAGGTCGGCAGCAGGCTCGAGGCGCTGGCCGGCAGGCTGGACAAGGTCGAGGAAGCCGTCACCGAGCGGCTCGGCGAGCTGGACGGCTCGCTGAAGAGTGGCCTTTCCAAGGTCGAGGGCACCATCTCCGACCGGCCGGACACCGAGGTCGTCACCTCGCTGGTGAAGCAGAGCAACGAGGAGTCCGAGCGGCGCATCGGTGGCCAGCTGGACGAGGCGATGGCCACCTTCGCGGAGCTGATGCTCGGCGGTGGCCCGGCCCCGCAGCCGGTACCGGCCCCGCCCGCGCCACGGCAGCCGCGCCGGAACAACCGCAACGGCCGCTCCACCAAGGCCGCCGCCGACAAGACCAAGAACTCCAGCAACAACGGCGAGTCGAACGAGGAGAGCTCGAGCTGACCGTGCCGCGCGTTCAGCACCGGCACTGACCCGCTACTCCCGGATCGTCTCCAGCAGGACGCCCTCGCCCGCGGCGGGGGCGTCCTGCGTTCCGGTGATCGCGAGCCCCTCGCGCAGCACCTCCAGCGCGGCCGGCACGGCGTCCGGGGTGTCGGTGTGCAGCTCGAGCAGCGGCTGCCCGGCGCGCACCCGGTCACCGGGCTTGGCAAGGCAACGGATAC
Proteins encoded in this region:
- a CDS encoding PA containing protein, producing the protein MTTDNNLAPSFDRMRNMLVRAAEVRESEQQQIFDALDDIYARLSPVDSLGAVRKRLSELPDRTEVGVLAERLDEAMTRLEAQDNAIAEVTRAVEAIVDKLAKPFAQLDGRLDGVGARFEGVAGRMDGLEDKLQNIHRRLDELGTHLDKQDDKLDGLPAAVHGPVRERIDALETDLQARITELDEATKERTEAVRNAVTETGEMVDPAERLDNLGGRIEQVGSRLEALAGRLDKVEEAVTERLGELDGSLKSGLSKVEGTISDRPDTEVVTSLVKQSNEESERRIGGQLDEAMATFAELMLGGGPAPQPVPAPPAPRQPRRNNRNGRSTKAAADKTKNSSNNGESNEESSS